The Verrucomicrobiia bacterium genome includes a region encoding these proteins:
- a CDS encoding bifunctional nuclease domain-containing protein — translation MKNDVVPVQIRGILPANSGCALFVGNDEKVFVINVEPQMGMIISNFLRDTPKERPLTHDLIQSIFKGFDIQVERIVITELKNSTYFARLILRQQNEIAKKLVEIDARPSDCLALATAQKRPIYVASPLFDQVEDMSEVLDRINETGSEPDPE, via the coding sequence ATGAAGAATGATGTCGTTCCCGTTCAAATTCGGGGAATTCTGCCGGCCAACAGCGGCTGCGCGTTGTTCGTGGGGAATGATGAAAAGGTCTTCGTGATCAACGTGGAACCCCAAATGGGAATGATCATCAGCAACTTCCTGAGAGACACCCCCAAGGAACGGCCCCTCACACACGACCTGATTCAAAGCATCTTCAAAGGCTTCGATATCCAGGTCGAACGGATCGTCATCACGGAACTGAAGAACTCCACCTATTTCGCGCGGCTGATCCTCCGCCAGCAGAATGAGATTGCGAAGAAGCTCGTCGAGATCGATGCGCGCCCGAGCGATTGTCTTGCACTCGCGACCGCGCAGAAGCGCCCCATCTATGTCGCGAGCCCGTTGTTCGACCAGGTGGAAGACATGAGCGAAGTGCTGGATCGAATCAACGAAACCGGCAGTGAACCGGATCCCGAATAG
- a CDS encoding STAS domain-containing protein, with translation MSTPSARILVKVGEKCACIRISGRANFTSSIDFKTLVNELLQKGYNYFVLDLRECTLMDSTFLGVLAGFGLRVTAPQPDQQTRTIELYNPNPRITDLLENLGVLHLFRLQQGEVCLPEPTTDHNHSPGAPSREEVTQTCLEAHRTLMDLSPENAARFKDVAAFLAEDLKKMKATAQ, from the coding sequence ATGAGCACGCCGTCAGCAAGAATTTTGGTCAAAGTCGGGGAAAAATGTGCCTGCATCAGGATTTCGGGTCGGGCGAATTTCACGTCGAGCATCGACTTCAAAACGCTCGTCAATGAACTGCTTCAGAAAGGCTACAATTACTTTGTCCTCGACCTCCGGGAATGCACTCTGATGGACAGCACGTTCCTGGGAGTACTCGCAGGTTTCGGCCTGCGGGTGACCGCACCGCAACCGGATCAGCAGACACGCACCATCGAGCTTTATAATCCGAATCCCCGCATCACCGACCTGCTGGAAAATCTCGGTGTATTGCACCTGTTCCGTTTGCAGCAGGGCGAGGTCTGCCTTCCAGAGCCGACCACCGATCACAATCACTCCCCGGGCGCTCCGTCGCGCGAGGAAGTGACGCAAACCTGCCTTGAAGCGCATCGAACCTTGATGGACCTCAGCCCCGAAAACGCCGCGCGCTTCAAGGACGTGGCTGCGTTTCTCGCCGAGGACTTGAAGAAGATGAAGGCGACCGCCCAGTAG
- the holA gene encoding DNA polymerase III subunit delta, producing the protein MPPAAKKAAPLLLVCGDDDFAVKQRARQVYQQWSSELGGMDHEILDASVGNSGEALKVLGRLREALQTLPFFGGGKVIWLKDCNFLGDERAASSAAVTENLASLAQDLKEFPWENVRLILSAGKVDKRKAFYKTLDKLGTVEAFAGLSADDSDWTTQAESLARKALRQRKKDIDVEALAELVSRVGPSSSLLESEIEKLSLYVGDRAEVQLDDVNAICTRNKTARAFALGDALGNRNLPELLRRLDEQFWEMKFDSQQSEIGVLYGLISKVRTMLLLKEMIREGWVKPEGDYNRFKAQLEQVPAGSLPADRRFNPLALNPYMLYKALPQVKQYDQSELVRAMDLLLQCNRKLVSSQTDRALVLQQVLVQIVSRSESTARRGRNAVSGMSK; encoded by the coding sequence ATGCCTCCTGCCGCCAAGAAAGCCGCACCCCTCCTCCTCGTCTGCGGCGATGACGACTTTGCCGTCAAGCAACGCGCCCGCCAGGTCTACCAGCAGTGGTCTTCCGAACTTGGTGGAATGGACCACGAAATTCTCGATGCGTCCGTTGGCAACAGTGGCGAAGCCTTGAAGGTGCTGGGACGCTTGCGCGAAGCGCTTCAAACACTGCCATTTTTCGGGGGCGGGAAAGTCATCTGGTTGAAGGACTGCAATTTCCTCGGCGACGAACGCGCGGCCAGTTCCGCTGCAGTCACGGAGAACCTCGCGAGCCTTGCGCAGGATCTCAAGGAATTCCCATGGGAGAACGTCCGCCTCATTCTGAGCGCAGGAAAAGTCGACAAGCGCAAAGCGTTCTACAAAACCCTCGACAAGCTTGGCACCGTTGAAGCCTTCGCAGGGCTGTCGGCAGATGATAGCGATTGGACGACCCAGGCAGAGAGCCTCGCACGCAAGGCCCTTCGGCAGAGGAAGAAGGATATCGATGTCGAGGCGCTCGCGGAACTCGTAAGCCGCGTCGGACCCAGTTCCAGCCTCCTCGAAAGCGAGATTGAAAAACTCTCGCTGTATGTCGGCGACCGCGCCGAAGTGCAATTGGACGACGTGAACGCCATCTGCACCCGGAACAAGACGGCGCGGGCTTTCGCATTGGGCGATGCGCTCGGCAACCGGAATCTGCCCGAGTTGCTGCGGCGCCTCGACGAGCAGTTTTGGGAAATGAAGTTTGATTCCCAGCAATCGGAAATCGGAGTTCTTTATGGATTGATCTCCAAAGTCAGGACCATGCTTCTCCTGAAAGAAATGATTCGCGAAGGCTGGGTAAAACCTGAGGGCGATTACAACCGTTTCAAGGCGCAACTCGAGCAGGTTCCCGCCGGCAGTCTTCCTGCTGATCGCCGATTCAATCCGTTGGCCTTGAATCCCTACATGCTTTACAAAGCCCTGCCGCAGGTGAAACAGTACGATCAATCCGAACTGGTGCGAGCAATGGACCTGCTCTTGCAATGCAATCGAAAGCTGGTGTCGAGCCAGACCGATCGCGCGCTCGTCTTGCAACAGGTGCTGGTTCAAATTGTAAGCCGAAGTGAATCAACGGCCCGCCGCGGCCGTAATGCAGTTTCGGGAATGTCGAAGTAA